A single window of Nocardia sp. NBC_01327 DNA harbors:
- a CDS encoding 3-isopropylmalate dehydratase large subunit, with amino-acid sequence MGMTMIENLLARKAGVAQVRPGDIVTVDVDMCVMIDLQFATLWIPPSRIHDPDKVAVIMDHAVPAPTLKDAEGGPKARKFVADFGIEKFFDVGRHGICHQVIAENGLARPGEVLACTDSHTCAGGAYNTAARGLGPAELYSIMCTGSTWFQVAPTIRYELNGALPEGISGKDVFLYIADSYGDATNMNLEFGGSGMASIPLSDRRTIATQAAEISADFATFGVDEILRDFLHERGVHDFEPADADADAEYFAVREVDLSGLEPYVARPGTVSRNGLPVSQIERRTIHQAFIGSCANGQLEDLRITAQILRGRAVAPGVRLLVTPASQQVYRDAMRLGYLQDIADAGGVVTNSTCGACFGYHMGVIGAGEVCLTSSTRNFTGRMGSTEAEIYMASPATVAASAVAGYITDPRSVTA; translated from the coding sequence ATGGGCATGACAATGATCGAGAATCTGCTGGCCCGCAAAGCCGGTGTCGCACAGGTGCGCCCGGGTGACATCGTCACCGTCGACGTCGACATGTGCGTCATGATCGACCTGCAGTTCGCGACGCTGTGGATCCCGCCCTCCCGGATCCACGACCCTGACAAAGTGGCCGTCATCATGGACCACGCGGTCCCGGCGCCGACGCTCAAGGATGCCGAGGGCGGGCCCAAGGCGCGAAAGTTCGTCGCGGACTTCGGCATCGAGAAGTTCTTCGATGTCGGGCGGCACGGCATCTGCCATCAGGTGATCGCGGAGAACGGTCTCGCCCGCCCCGGCGAGGTGCTGGCCTGTACCGACTCGCACACCTGCGCGGGTGGTGCGTACAACACCGCGGCGCGGGGTCTCGGGCCCGCCGAGCTGTACTCGATCATGTGCACCGGGTCCACCTGGTTCCAGGTCGCGCCGACCATTCGCTATGAGCTCAATGGTGCACTGCCCGAAGGGATCAGCGGTAAGGACGTGTTCCTCTACATCGCCGATTCCTATGGTGACGCCACCAATATGAATCTGGAGTTCGGCGGCTCCGGTATGGCGAGCATTCCGCTCAGCGACCGGCGCACCATAGCCACGCAGGCGGCCGAAATCTCCGCTGATTTCGCAACTTTCGGTGTCGACGAGATCCTGCGGGACTTCCTGCACGAGCGCGGCGTCCACGATTTCGAGCCCGCCGATGCCGATGCGGATGCCGAGTACTTCGCGGTGCGTGAGGTCGATCTGAGCGGTCTCGAACCCTATGTGGCACGGCCGGGCACGGTGAGCCGCAATGGATTACCGGTCTCGCAGATCGAGCGGCGCACGATTCATCAGGCCTTCATCGGGTCCTGCGCCAATGGTCAGCTCGAGGATCTGCGCATTACCGCGCAGATCCTGCGGGGCAGGGCCGTGGCGCCCGGAGTGCGGCTGCTGGTGACACCGGCGTCGCAGCAGGTGTATCGCGATGCCATGCGCCTGGGCTATCTGCAGGATATTGCCGATGCCGGTGGCGTAGTGACCAATTCGACCTGCGGGGCCTGCTTCGGATACCACATGGGCGTCATCGGGGCCGGCGAAGTCTGCCTCACCTCCAGCACCCGCAATTTCACCGGCCGGATGGGCAGTACGGAGGCCGAGATCTATATGGCCTCCCCCGCCACCGTCGCCGCCTCGGCGGTGGCCGGCTACATCACCGATCCCCGGAGCGTGACCGCATGA
- a CDS encoding isocitrate lyase/PEP mutase family protein, with translation MNPHEARTRLRAAIADDEIVIAPGVFDGLSASLVSRIGFTAAYLTGAGVAASGFGLPDIGLVTQTEMVERARVLVRALGDIPLIADADTGYGAPLNVIRTVREYEAAGVAAIQLEDQAFPKKCGHLPEKELISTGEFVVKLEAALDARTDPDLVVIARTDARGPLGIDAAIERANAYAAAGADVLFVEAPQGIDEIERIAKEVSAPLLINLVIGGLTPIESTARLQELGYSIVIHPSNPLGAAAFAMLTGLTGLLGRDPAPLLPGSPGEFFTLVGLTEWSELGERYRFEGA, from the coding sequence ATGAATCCACACGAGGCCCGGACCCGCCTGCGCGCGGCCATTGCCGATGACGAGATCGTCATCGCACCAGGTGTTTTCGATGGGCTCTCGGCATCGCTGGTGAGCCGGATCGGGTTCACCGCGGCCTACCTGACCGGTGCGGGTGTCGCGGCCTCCGGATTCGGGCTGCCGGATATCGGGCTGGTCACCCAGACCGAAATGGTCGAGCGCGCACGGGTTCTGGTGCGCGCGCTCGGCGATATCCCGCTCATCGCCGATGCCGATACCGGATACGGCGCACCCCTGAATGTCATCCGCACCGTCCGTGAGTACGAGGCCGCCGGAGTTGCCGCGATTCAGTTGGAGGATCAGGCTTTTCCGAAGAAGTGCGGACATCTGCCGGAGAAGGAACTCATCAGCACCGGTGAGTTCGTGGTCAAACTCGAGGCAGCGCTCGATGCCCGCACCGATCCCGATCTCGTGGTGATCGCCCGCACCGACGCACGCGGGCCGCTGGGTATCGATGCCGCGATCGAACGCGCCAATGCGTATGCCGCCGCGGGCGCGGATGTCCTCTTCGTCGAAGCGCCGCAGGGCATCGACGAGATCGAGCGGATTGCGAAGGAGGTGTCCGCACCGCTCCTGATCAATCTCGTGATCGGCGGCCTGACGCCGATCGAATCGACCGCGCGGCTCCAGGAGCTGGGCTACTCGATCGTCATCCATCCGTCGAACCCCTTGGGGGCGGCCGCATTCGCCATGCTGACCGGTCTCACCGGGCTGCTCGGGCGTGATCCCGCACCGCTGCTGCCGGGAAGTCCCGGCGAATTCTTCACTCTGGTCGGCTTGACCGAATGGTCCGAGCTCGGCGAGCGCTACCGTTTCGAAGGAGCCTGA
- a CDS encoding MmgE/PrpD family protein, producing MSDTTTSDVTVPLASWVEQLTLDSIPERVRTRAKHLLLDGVACALVGAQLPWSRVATESVLGLEGKGEVTVIGAGATTSGPAAVLLNSTFIQGFELDDFHPLAPLHSNSLVLPVLLAAAQQFGGASGAAALTAAIAGFEVGPRVGLALHGSEMLSRGWHSGPVFGTHTAAMTAGKLRGLDTAQLEDALGMAGTQSAGLMAAQYEAMSKRMQHGFAARNGYYAAGLAAGGYTGIKQVFDRPYGGYLSVFGEGHDPDPAQVIAGLGEGWHTELIMVKSYAAQGGLHGTIQAALELRAEYDIDPKSIAHIEIRVGHTVYHHGWWEPERPLTPIGAQMNLGYAAAVALLDGAALTAQFTEARLDADDVWDLLGKVRVELDEKIQNGPITGRFATELTITLEDGSTLHKRIEQPHGGPADPVTNAELIAKYRSLAGPLLDADRLDAIQDAVLHLDELDDIRVLAELLAAPVAGALDGEE from the coding sequence ATGAGCGATACGACAACCTCCGATGTCACCGTTCCGCTTGCCTCCTGGGTCGAGCAACTGACGCTCGACTCGATTCCGGAACGGGTGCGCACCCGCGCCAAGCATCTGCTGCTCGACGGCGTGGCCTGTGCCCTGGTCGGTGCGCAGCTGCCCTGGTCGCGGGTGGCGACGGAATCGGTGCTGGGACTCGAGGGCAAGGGTGAGGTGACCGTCATCGGCGCCGGCGCGACCACCAGCGGTCCGGCGGCGGTGCTGTTGAACAGCACCTTCATTCAAGGTTTCGAGCTGGACGATTTCCATCCGCTGGCACCGCTGCACAGCAATTCCCTTGTGCTGCCGGTACTTCTGGCCGCGGCGCAGCAGTTCGGCGGAGCTTCCGGCGCGGCTGCCCTGACCGCTGCCATCGCCGGTTTCGAGGTCGGGCCGCGAGTCGGGTTGGCGCTGCACGGATCCGAGATGCTCTCGCGAGGCTGGCACAGCGGACCGGTGTTCGGCACGCATACCGCCGCCATGACCGCGGGCAAGCTGCGCGGCCTCGACACCGCGCAACTCGAAGACGCCCTCGGCATGGCGGGTACGCAGTCGGCCGGGCTGATGGCCGCGCAGTACGAGGCGATGTCCAAGCGGATGCAGCACGGATTCGCCGCGCGCAACGGCTATTACGCCGCCGGGCTGGCCGCGGGCGGCTACACCGGGATCAAGCAGGTCTTCGATCGCCCCTACGGCGGGTACCTGTCGGTGTTCGGCGAAGGCCACGATCCCGACCCCGCGCAGGTCATCGCGGGACTCGGCGAGGGGTGGCATACCGAACTGATCATGGTGAAGTCCTATGCCGCACAGGGTGGGCTGCACGGGACGATCCAGGCCGCGCTGGAATTGCGGGCCGAATACGATATCGATCCGAAATCCATCGCGCACATAGAGATTCGGGTCGGCCATACCGTCTACCACCACGGCTGGTGGGAGCCCGAGCGGCCGCTGACGCCGATCGGCGCGCAGATGAATCTGGGGTATGCCGCGGCCGTGGCGCTCCTCGACGGTGCCGCGCTGACCGCGCAGTTCACCGAGGCCCGCCTCGATGCCGACGATGTGTGGGATCTGCTCGGCAAGGTGCGGGTCGAACTGGACGAGAAAATCCAGAACGGGCCGATCACAGGACGTTTCGCCACCGAGTTGACCATCACGCTGGAGGACGGCAGCACGCTGCACAAGCGGATCGAGCAGCCGCACGGCGGTCCGGCCGATCCGGTCACCAATGCCGAACTGATCGCCAAATACCGCTCACTGGCAGGCCCGTTGCTCGACGCCGACCGGCTCGATGCCATTCAGGACGCGGTACTGCACCTCGACGAACTCGACGATATTCGCGTGCTGGCCGAACTGCTGGCCGCACCGGTCGCCGGCGCCCTCGACGGAGAGGAATAA
- a CDS encoding Lrp/AsnC family transcriptional regulator, which yields MAENRSRKSGVDELDVTLLDALHMNPRVSFERLGAALDISAVTAARRWQRLSDSGRAWVSAVPGARLALSAAVFEVEAEPGRLLEVGQALADIPQVGSVYFTAGEFDVLALVFAADMKSLTALLLERLAQLPGIARTRAHIGLHWHSGVQWRLGAIDTTQRSVIDESEPGAGRTARDSSLDPADRALFLALQRDGRARYRDLARDLGSTEGQVRRQLAALTRRGMLNFRTDFTRSEGGWPAELVLWLTVPHHELQNAGADIGLWPETRICVSIIGSANLLVMAQVHRIADLSEILDRIHRTFPTVVVADQRLVLRPCKSWGRMLDSDGHGHAVIPVDPWAPLTDRPRSETAPD from the coding sequence GTGGCTGAGAACCGCTCGCGCAAGTCCGGTGTGGATGAGCTCGACGTGACCCTGCTCGATGCGCTGCACATGAATCCCCGGGTCAGCTTCGAGCGACTCGGCGCCGCCCTCGATATCTCCGCCGTGACCGCGGCCCGGCGCTGGCAGCGACTCTCGGACTCCGGTCGCGCCTGGGTGTCCGCGGTGCCCGGTGCGCGGCTGGCACTGTCGGCGGCGGTCTTCGAGGTCGAGGCCGAGCCCGGCCGTCTGCTCGAGGTGGGGCAGGCACTGGCCGATATCCCTCAGGTCGGGAGCGTGTACTTCACCGCCGGTGAGTTCGATGTGCTGGCCCTGGTATTCGCCGCGGATATGAAGTCGCTGACGGCGCTGCTGCTGGAGCGCTTGGCCCAGCTTCCGGGGATCGCCCGCACCCGAGCCCATATCGGCCTGCACTGGCACAGTGGAGTCCAGTGGCGGCTGGGCGCGATCGATACGACCCAGCGTTCGGTGATCGACGAATCCGAGCCCGGTGCTGGGCGCACTGCCCGCGACAGCTCCCTCGATCCCGCCGATCGCGCCCTGTTCCTGGCGCTGCAACGCGACGGTCGTGCCCGATACCGCGACCTCGCAAGGGATCTCGGATCGACCGAGGGTCAGGTCCGCCGCCAGCTCGCCGCACTCACCCGCCGGGGCATGCTGAATTTCCGCACCGATTTCACGCGCAGCGAAGGCGGGTGGCCCGCGGAACTGGTGCTGTGGCTTACGGTTCCGCATCATGAGCTCCAGAACGCCGGTGCGGACATCGGACTCTGGCCGGAGACAAGAATCTGCGTCTCCATTATCGGATCCGCCAACTTGCTGGTGATGGCCCAGGTGCACCGAATCGCCGACCTGTCAGAGATTTTGGATCGAATCCACCGCACCTTTCCCACGGTGGTGGTGGCCGATCAGCGGCTGGTGCTGCGCCCGTGCAAATCGTGGGGCCGCATGCTCGACAGCGACGGGCACGGTCACGCGGTGATCCCGGTCGACCCGTGGGCGCCGCTCACCGATCGTCCTCGATCGGAAACAGCACCGGACTGA
- a CDS encoding helix-turn-helix domain-containing protein, with amino-acid sequence MDTLELLAHPVRLRIVHALRGGRTLTTSQLCARIPDASKATVYRQVDVLAAGGILEVADEQRVRGAVERRYVLRQEHASIDADTLAAASLDDHRRTFAVAMAALLAEFNAYLDRDQANPLTDLVGYRQHALWLSPSELEALIDGMRAAIAPQLGNTPAPDRAQYLLSPVLFPIEDDR; translated from the coding sequence ATGGACACCCTCGAACTCCTGGCGCATCCGGTGCGGCTGCGCATTGTCCACGCCCTGCGCGGCGGCCGGACGCTGACAACCTCGCAGCTGTGCGCCCGGATTCCGGACGCCTCGAAGGCCACCGTCTACCGGCAGGTCGATGTGCTCGCGGCGGGCGGAATCCTGGAGGTGGCCGATGAGCAGCGGGTGCGCGGCGCGGTGGAACGCCGGTACGTGCTGCGCCAGGAACACGCGTCGATCGATGCGGATACGCTCGCGGCCGCCTCGCTGGACGATCATCGGCGGACGTTCGCCGTGGCCATGGCGGCGCTGCTGGCCGAGTTCAATGCCTATCTCGATCGGGATCAGGCGAATCCGCTGACCGATCTGGTCGGCTACCGCCAGCACGCACTCTGGCTCAGTCCGAGCGAACTCGAGGCGCTGATCGACGGCATGCGCGCCGCGATCGCACCGCAGCTGGGCAATACACCGGCACCCGATCGCGCCCAGTACCTGCTCAGTCCGGTGCTGTTTCCGATCGAGGACGATCGGTGA
- a CDS encoding alpha/beta hydrolase, whose protein sequence is MSVEPGVIATAVVEMAREGRFAEIEKLFAPRLRAVVSAESLRVAWASEAGRFGTVSAVGEPVSEPIDAELVRVSVPVTGERGGMTVVMSVDAAGLLNGFRLAPPPGSAWEPPSYARSARFTEYEVTLGEGSLAVSGTISVPRGRGGKPGVVLLSGGGPFDRDETSGQNKPLKDLAWGLASRGIAVARFDLVTYAHPGLVADLPGFTMTDEYVPYAVAAVQLLQQHPAVDPARVFVLGHSMGGKVAPRVAAAEPSIAGLVLLAADATPMQRSAIRVARYLAALNAGEADESAVAMITEQAERVDSPELSASTPAAELPFGLPGAYWLDLRGYDPVSTAVELNKPMLILQGGRDYQVTVEDDLARWQAGLGARPDVTIRVFDADNHLFFPGAGPSTPAEYEPAQHIDPAVIAQIAEWLAPARGRFGRLLAVFSRR, encoded by the coding sequence ATGAGCGTCGAACCGGGTGTGATCGCCACCGCTGTTGTCGAGATGGCCCGCGAGGGTCGATTCGCCGAGATCGAGAAGTTGTTCGCGCCGCGGCTTCGCGCGGTGGTCTCCGCAGAGTCGCTGCGGGTGGCGTGGGCGTCCGAGGCCGGGCGGTTCGGAACGGTGAGCGCTGTGGGCGAACCGGTCAGCGAGCCGATCGATGCGGAACTGGTGCGCGTGAGTGTTCCGGTGACCGGGGAGCGCGGCGGAATGACCGTGGTCATGTCGGTCGATGCGGCGGGACTGCTCAACGGATTTCGGCTCGCACCGCCGCCCGGCTCGGCATGGGAACCGCCCTCCTACGCCCGATCGGCGCGGTTCACCGAATACGAGGTCACCCTCGGGGAAGGATCACTCGCGGTGTCCGGCACGATCAGTGTGCCGCGCGGGCGCGGGGGCAAGCCCGGCGTCGTATTGCTCAGTGGCGGTGGGCCTTTCGATCGTGACGAGACCAGCGGGCAGAACAAGCCGCTGAAGGATCTCGCCTGGGGGCTGGCAAGTCGCGGCATTGCGGTGGCGCGGTTCGACCTCGTCACGTATGCGCATCCGGGCCTGGTCGCCGATCTACCCGGGTTCACCATGACCGATGAATATGTGCCGTATGCGGTCGCCGCTGTTCAACTGCTGCAACAACATCCGGCCGTCGATCCCGCACGTGTCTTCGTGCTCGGGCACAGTATGGGAGGCAAAGTCGCCCCGCGTGTCGCGGCCGCCGAACCGTCGATCGCGGGGCTGGTGCTGCTGGCCGCCGACGCCACTCCGATGCAGCGTTCGGCCATCCGGGTGGCGCGCTATCTCGCGGCGCTGAATGCCGGTGAGGCCGATGAGTCGGCCGTCGCGATGATTACCGAACAGGCTGAGCGCGTGGACAGTCCGGAGCTGTCGGCCTCGACGCCCGCCGCCGAGCTGCCGTTCGGCCTGCCCGGCGCGTACTGGCTGGATCTGCGCGGCTACGACCCGGTTTCGACAGCGGTGGAGCTGAACAAACCGATGCTGATTCTTCAAGGGGGCCGTGACTACCAGGTGACGGTCGAAGACGATCTCGCCCGGTGGCAGGCCGGTCTCGGCGCGCGTCCCGACGTCACCATCCGCGTCTTCGACGCCGACAATCACCTGTTCTTCCCCGGTGCGGGCCCTTCGACGCCCGCCGAATACGAACCGGCACAACACATCGACCCCGCTGTGATCGCTCAGATCGCAGAGTGGCTGGCACCGGCCCGGGGAAGGTTCGGGCGGCTCCTGGCGGTTTTCTCCCGCAGGTGA
- a CDS encoding SDR family NAD(P)-dependent oxidoreductase, with protein MTDQQTVLITGGTGSLGYRTAAAILDAGRHVVITGRDSKTVAAAAHRLGENAVGLPLDLGSLDSVRRFADAITRSGLPPLHAIVCNAGMQIVSGITFTADGFEQTFGVNHLAHFLLVQELLPVLATPGRVVFVASDTHDPKKPTGMPAPDYSSAMALAYPEDQGAAAAAAGRRRYTTSKLCNVLTTYEMARRRGEDMPPITVNAFDPGLMPGTGLGRDYPGIQRLAWRFLLPAMTLVPGLNIHTPKRSAAALARLVLDPALAETTGRYFSGRREIRSSDDSYDLALAADLWDTSVELIEKVRH; from the coding sequence ATGACCGACCAACAGACTGTCCTGATTACCGGCGGTACCGGGAGCCTCGGTTACCGGACCGCCGCGGCGATTCTCGATGCGGGACGGCATGTGGTGATCACCGGGCGTGATTCGAAAACGGTTGCGGCGGCGGCTCATCGACTCGGGGAGAATGCGGTGGGGCTGCCGCTGGATCTGGGTTCGCTCGACAGTGTGCGGCGGTTTGCCGACGCGATTACGCGATCGGGTCTGCCGCCGCTGCACGCGATCGTCTGCAATGCGGGGATGCAGATCGTTTCGGGGATCACGTTCACCGCGGACGGGTTCGAACAGACCTTCGGGGTGAATCATCTGGCGCACTTTCTGCTTGTGCAGGAATTGCTACCGGTGCTGGCGACGCCCGGGCGAGTTGTCTTCGTCGCCAGCGATACTCACGATCCGAAGAAGCCCACGGGCATGCCCGCGCCGGACTACAGCAGCGCGATGGCACTGGCCTATCCCGAGGACCAGGGGGCAGCGGCCGCAGCGGCGGGTCGGCGGCGGTACACCACCTCGAAACTCTGCAATGTGCTGACCACCTATGAGATGGCGCGGCGGAGAGGGGAGGACATGCCGCCGATCACCGTCAATGCCTTCGATCCAGGACTCATGCCGGGCACCGGACTGGGCCGCGACTATCCCGGCATTCAACGGCTGGCGTGGCGATTCCTTTTGCCCGCAATGACATTGGTGCCGGGACTCAATATTCATACGCCGAAGCGCTCCGCCGCCGCGCTCGCCCGGCTGGTGCTCGATCCCGCACTGGCGGAAACCACCGGGCGGTACTTCTCGGGACGGCGGGAGATCCGATCCTCGGACGACTCCTACGATCTCGCTCTCGCCGCGGATCTGTGGGACACCAGCGTCGAACTCATCGAGAAGGTGCGGCACTGA
- a CDS encoding Gfo/Idh/MocA family protein — MNDGAGSPLRIGILGAARIAPMAVVNPAKGHPDVVVGAVAARDGARAAAFARKYGIETSYDSYEALIGDPGVDAVYIPLPNGLHGRWTRAALEGGKHVLCEKPFTADAEEAREVAALAADSGRVVMEAFHYRYHPMNVMAEQIIASGELGKLVRVEASMCFPLPKFSDIRYNYALAGGSLMDAGCYAVHMARVFGGENPEVVSATAKLRDPKVDRAMTAELRFPSGHTGLIRCSLWSSDLLRMSVKVVGEHGELHIVNPIAPQLPHWLTVRTQRGKRRERFTHRPSYAFQLDAFAGAVLHGEPVKTGPQDSVDNMTVIDAIYQAAGLPLRLPS; from the coding sequence ATGAATGATGGTGCGGGATCACCGCTGCGGATCGGGATTCTCGGCGCGGCGCGGATTGCTCCGATGGCGGTCGTCAATCCGGCCAAGGGGCATCCCGATGTGGTGGTGGGGGCGGTGGCGGCGCGGGATGGGGCGCGGGCGGCGGCGTTCGCTCGTAAGTATGGGATCGAGACCTCGTATGACAGTTATGAGGCGCTGATCGGGGATCCGGGGGTGGATGCTGTTTATATTCCGCTGCCTAATGGGTTGCATGGGCGGTGGACTCGGGCGGCGCTGGAGGGCGGGAAGCATGTGCTGTGCGAGAAGCCGTTCACGGCCGATGCCGAGGAGGCCCGGGAGGTTGCGGCGCTGGCCGCGGATTCGGGGCGGGTGGTGATGGAGGCGTTCCATTACCGGTATCACCCGATGAATGTGATGGCCGAGCAGATCATCGCGTCGGGGGAATTGGGCAAGCTGGTGCGGGTGGAGGCCTCCATGTGCTTTCCGCTGCCGAAGTTCTCCGATATTCGATACAACTATGCGCTGGCCGGCGGATCGCTGATGGACGCCGGTTGTTATGCCGTGCATATGGCGCGCGTATTCGGTGGCGAGAATCCCGAAGTCGTCTCGGCCACAGCGAAATTGCGCGATCCGAAGGTCGATCGCGCCATGACCGCCGAGCTCCGATTCCCGTCCGGGCACACCGGCCTGATCCGCTGTTCGCTGTGGTCGTCGGACCTGCTGCGCATGAGCGTCAAGGTGGTCGGCGAGCACGGCGAGTTGCACATCGTCAATCCCATTGCGCCCCAACTCCCCCACTGGCTGACCGTCCGCACCCAGCGCGGCAAACGCCGCGAACGCTTCACCCACCGGCCCAGCTACGCCTTCCAACTCGACGCCTTCGCCGGCGCGGTCCTGCACGGCGAACCGGTGAAAACCGGCCCGCAGGACTCGGTCGACAATATGACCGTCATCGACGCCATCTATCAGGCGGCAGGTCTGCCGCTGCGCCTGCCGAGCTGA
- a CDS encoding sulfatase-like hydrolase/transferase: MLGSVSRRGFLAGAATTAAAAATAASAGRARADVDRDKPNILVVLVDEMRAPVWFPDQRALDGLLPNLARIRQGGVSFEQHYTAANDCTASRGALVTGLYTHQTGCMVVSESTLSPKFPTWGSMLRDHGYESTWWGKWHLGHYPDRTPGALDAYGFGGGTYPSPNGAPGQGLQMDPKIVDQFADWFEHDAGTAPWCTTVSLVNPHDIQYWPRWTRRDQANLNIPQWVTELPPNFESPEQLAGKPRLQTALVQVSTAAFGLAPYGTPDARQAWIDMRNLYLWLQQQVDIQIGRVLDTLNSRPDVAANTVIVFTSDHGDYAGSHGLHGKGGGAYDEAIRVPLYVHDPRGYYSPTAGTGLRNQLTSSVDLAPLLLSIATGGNAWRGDGRYEHLRDRLDLAALCRDSGAAGRPWIAHTTDEATIEEAAILFDRNAPGHVAMVRTPEAKFASYSTWVDGRIQIDPNQEQEFELYDYSTDNGTLELDNQAATANPLRTTTSQLLDHVIQTEIQQPLPAYLKDAQDQGIADYLDSQRNLATKAERLGDFLDDFATPH, from the coding sequence GTGCTCGGTTCCGTCAGCAGAAGAGGTTTCCTGGCAGGTGCGGCGACCACCGCGGCGGCCGCGGCGACCGCCGCATCGGCGGGTCGCGCTCGCGCCGATGTGGACCGGGACAAGCCGAATATTCTCGTGGTGCTCGTCGATGAGATGCGCGCACCGGTCTGGTTCCCGGATCAGCGGGCGCTGGACGGGCTGCTGCCCAATCTCGCCCGGATCCGGCAGGGCGGAGTGTCCTTCGAACAGCACTACACCGCCGCGAACGATTGCACCGCCTCGCGTGGCGCGCTGGTGACCGGGCTGTACACCCATCAGACCGGATGCATGGTGGTCTCCGAATCGACGCTGTCGCCGAAATTCCCGACCTGGGGTTCGATGCTGCGCGATCACGGTTACGAGTCGACCTGGTGGGGCAAATGGCATCTCGGGCACTATCCGGATCGCACACCGGGCGCGCTGGACGCCTACGGATTCGGCGGCGGCACCTACCCCTCCCCGAACGGTGCGCCGGGCCAAGGGCTGCAGATGGATCCGAAAATCGTCGATCAGTTCGCGGATTGGTTCGAGCACGATGCCGGTACCGCGCCGTGGTGCACCACGGTATCACTGGTGAATCCGCACGATATCCAGTACTGGCCGCGCTGGACGCGCCGTGACCAGGCGAATCTGAATATCCCGCAGTGGGTGACCGAGCTGCCGCCGAATTTCGAATCCCCCGAGCAGCTCGCCGGGAAACCACGTCTGCAAACGGCCCTGGTGCAGGTGTCGACCGCCGCATTCGGACTCGCGCCGTACGGTACGCCGGACGCCCGGCAGGCCTGGATCGATATGCGCAATCTGTATCTGTGGCTGCAGCAGCAGGTCGATATCCAGATCGGGCGAGTGCTCGACACCTTGAATTCGCGACCGGATGTCGCGGCCAATACCGTCATCGTCTTCACCTCCGACCACGGCGATTACGCCGGTTCGCACGGTCTGCACGGTAAGGGCGGCGGTGCGTACGACGAGGCGATCCGCGTCCCGCTCTATGTGCACGATCCGCGCGGCTACTACAGCCCCACCGCCGGAACCGGTCTCCGCAACCAGCTGACCTCCAGCGTCGATCTCGCCCCGCTGCTGCTGTCCATCGCCACCGGCGGCAACGCCTGGCGCGGTGACGGCCGCTACGAACACCTGCGCGACCGCCTCGACCTGGCCGCCCTGTGCCGCGATTCCGGCGCGGCCGGCCGCCCCTGGATCGCGCACACCACCGATGAGGCGACCATCGAAGAGGCCGCAATCCTGTTCGACCGCAATGCCCCCGGCCACGTCGCCATGGTCCGCACCCCCGAAGCCAAATTCGCCTCCTATTCGACCTGGGTCGACGGCCGCATCCAGATAGACCCGAACCAAGAGCAGGAATTCGAGCTCTACGACTACTCCACCGACAACGGCACACTCGAACTCGACAACCAGGCCGCCACCGCAAACCCCCTGCGCACCACCACCTCCCAACTCCTCGACCACGTCATCCAAACCGAAATCCAGCAGCCCCTCCCCGCCTACCTGAAAGACGCCCAAGACCAGGGCATAGCCGACTACCTCGACTCCCAGCGCAACCTAGCCACCAAAGCCGAACGCCTCGGCGACTTCCTCGACGATTTCGCCACCCCCCACTGA